The Streptomyces sp. RKAG293 genome includes a region encoding these proteins:
- a CDS encoding alpha/beta hydrolase: MSKAQRATIDTLMRQAPFDGSLPPEQLRKDFETQMTSGPAPAGVTVTPSVLGGRPALTVEPQGNPATGTILYFHGGCWVLGSPATALQLTAALVRRTGVRAVSVDYRLAPEHPFPAAVEDGLAAYRDLLDQGTPAEQIVLAGESAGGGLSITTLLTARDAGLPMPAAAVAFSPGLDATRSGESMTTKHDADPLFTRADLTTVFAHYLAGQDPDQPLLSPALHADLTGLPPLLLQAGSNEVLLDDSTRFAVRAAAAGVDVQLDITADVPHVFQAFEGLLDEADAALTRAARFITTALART; encoded by the coding sequence ATGAGCAAGGCACAGCGCGCGACAATCGACACCCTGATGCGGCAGGCACCGTTCGACGGCAGCCTCCCGCCGGAGCAACTGCGCAAGGACTTCGAAACCCAGATGACCTCGGGCCCGGCCCCGGCCGGGGTGACCGTCACCCCCTCCGTCCTCGGCGGGCGTCCCGCCCTGACCGTCGAGCCCCAGGGCAACCCCGCCACCGGGACGATCCTCTACTTCCATGGCGGATGCTGGGTCCTCGGCTCACCCGCCACGGCCCTGCAACTCACCGCCGCGCTGGTGCGCCGCACCGGCGTCCGCGCCGTCTCGGTCGACTACCGGCTCGCCCCCGAGCACCCCTTCCCCGCTGCCGTCGAGGACGGCCTCGCCGCCTACCGCGACCTGCTGGACCAGGGCACTCCGGCCGAGCAGATCGTCCTGGCCGGGGAGTCGGCCGGCGGCGGTCTCAGCATCACCACCCTGCTCACCGCCCGCGACGCCGGACTGCCGATGCCGGCCGCCGCGGTCGCCTTCTCCCCAGGCCTGGACGCCACTCGCTCGGGCGAGAGCATGACCACCAAGCACGACGCCGACCCGCTCTTCACCCGCGCGGACCTGACCACCGTCTTCGCCCACTACCTGGCCGGACAGGACCCCGACCAGCCCCTGCTGAGCCCGGCCCTCCACGCCGACCTGACCGGACTGCCACCGCTGCTGCTCCAGGCCGGCTCCAACGAGGTCCTGCTGGACGACTCCACCCGGTTCGCCGTCCGGGCGGCCGCTGCCGGGGTCGACGTCCAGCTCGACATCACCGCCGACGTTCCCCACGTCTTCCAGGCCTTCGAGGGCCTGCTGGACGAGGCCGACGCGGCCCTGACCCGCGCCGCCCGCTTCATCACCACCGCACTGGCCCGCACCTGA
- a CDS encoding MarR family winged helix-turn-helix transcriptional regulator, translating to MTDLSQVFMDLVRYETRLYNALGERLRAEHGLTMGQFEFLRIIDARDACRVNDLAEEAAITVGATSKAVDRLEAAGWVVRRPNPSNRRSSLLELTPDGGTLLAAATPTFEDGLRFWLAEPLTAGSLERLASTVALLRRTLEDASAGMPAG from the coding sequence GTGACCGACCTCTCACAGGTGTTCATGGACCTCGTCCGCTACGAGACCAGGCTCTACAACGCGCTGGGCGAACGACTGCGCGCCGAGCACGGTCTGACGATGGGCCAGTTCGAGTTCCTGCGCATCATCGACGCTCGGGACGCCTGCCGGGTCAACGACCTGGCCGAGGAGGCCGCCATCACCGTCGGGGCAACCAGCAAGGCGGTGGACCGCTTGGAGGCCGCCGGCTGGGTGGTCCGGCGACCCAATCCCAGCAACCGCCGCTCGTCCCTGCTGGAACTGACCCCCGATGGCGGCACGCTGCTGGCCGCTGCCACGCCCACTTTCGAGGACGGGCTGCGCTTCTGGCTCGCCGAGCCGCTGACGGCCGGCTCGCTGGAGCGGTTGGCATCCACCGTCGCCCTGCTGCGCAGGACGCTGGAGGACGCCTCGGCGGGAATGCCTGCCGGCTAG
- a CDS encoding alpha/beta fold hydrolase produces the protein MHRPSPEVHPGTTADAAPSGPPLGRFHDVDGRRLALHRSGTGGPSVVLLPGAGLVGLDFLNIQQGAAERTTSVLYDRAGTGWSEDAELPRTPTDVTDELRHLLRAAGVPAPYLLAGHSLGAMYARRYAQRFPDEVAGLLLLDPGHEDMLSYLPRQVAEMNDRMKPDPEQLPELTEEQIRSARGQYTQLYAQWPDPLREVLIEHHLTTWRTGIRETLNFEDEVYDELRHGGPLPDVPLTVLTTTGSNPYWARFMSDELQREAHDGVHALHAALAGSVPRGEHRVIDGASHQYAHVTHPDAVLRALHDLLDATTDSGA, from the coding sequence ATGCACCGTCCCTCACCCGAAGTTCACCCCGGGACCACCGCCGACGCGGCGCCGTCCGGGCCGCCGCTGGGACGCTTCCATGACGTGGACGGGCGGCGGCTGGCGCTGCACCGCTCGGGCACGGGCGGCCCGAGCGTGGTGCTCCTGCCCGGCGCAGGACTGGTGGGCCTGGACTTCCTGAACATCCAGCAGGGCGCGGCGGAACGCACCACGAGCGTGCTCTACGACCGCGCCGGAACCGGCTGGAGCGAGGACGCCGAGCTCCCCCGGACCCCTACCGACGTGACCGACGAACTCCGGCACCTCCTGCGCGCCGCCGGCGTCCCCGCGCCCTACCTGCTGGCCGGCCACTCCCTGGGAGCGATGTACGCACGCCGCTACGCCCAGCGCTTCCCCGACGAGGTGGCCGGCCTGCTCCTGCTCGACCCCGGCCACGAGGACATGCTCTCTTACCTGCCGCGGCAGGTGGCCGAGATGAACGACCGGATGAAGCCGGACCCGGAGCAGCTGCCGGAACTGACGGAGGAACAGATCCGCTCCGCCCGCGGCCAGTACACGCAGCTCTACGCGCAATGGCCGGATCCGCTGCGCGAGGTGCTCATCGAGCACCACCTCACCACCTGGCGGACCGGCATCCGCGAGACGCTCAACTTCGAGGACGAGGTCTACGACGAGCTCCGGCACGGCGGACCGCTGCCCGACGTTCCGCTGACCGTACTCACCACCACGGGCAGCAACCCGTACTGGGCCCGCTTTATGTCCGACGAGCTCCAGCGCGAGGCACACGACGGCGTGCACGCCCTCCATGCGGCGCTGGCGGGATCCGTTCCGCGCGGCGAGCACCGCGTCATCGACGGCGCGTCACACCAGTACGCCCATGTCACGCACCCTGACGCCGTACTGCGGGCCCTCCACGATCTCCTCGACGCCACGACGGACAGCGGAGCGTAG
- a CDS encoding helix-turn-helix domain-containing protein — MDTLELLVHPVRLRIVHALSGGQALTTSQLCARLTDASKATVYRHVALLADGGVLEVDGEQRVRGAVERTYRLHRERAVIGADAAASVSVDDHRRAFAVAMATLIAEFNAYLDRDDADPTADSVGYRQHALWLSQDELAEMIGGMRAAIVAQLGHEPSPDRTQHLLSPILFPIGEPPAPEG; from the coding sequence GTGGACACGTTGGAACTCCTCGTACATCCGGTGCGGCTGCGCATCGTGCACGCCCTGTCCGGCGGACAGGCCCTCACCACCAGCCAGTTGTGCGCCCGCCTGACCGACGCCTCGAAGGCCACCGTGTACCGGCACGTCGCCCTGCTCGCCGACGGCGGAGTGCTGGAGGTGGACGGTGAGCAGCGGGTGCGCGGCGCCGTGGAACGCACGTACCGGTTGCACCGGGAGCGGGCGGTGATCGGCGCCGACGCGGCCGCGTCGGTCTCGGTGGACGACCACCGCCGGGCGTTCGCCGTCGCGATGGCCACTCTGATCGCCGAGTTCAACGCCTACCTCGACCGGGACGACGCCGACCCCACCGCCGACTCGGTGGGCTACCGGCAGCACGCGCTGTGGCTCAGCCAGGACGAACTCGCCGAGATGATCGGCGGAATGCGCGCCGCGATCGTGGCCCAGCTGGGCCACGAGCCGTCACCGGACCGGACGCAACATCTGCTCTCCCCGATCCTGTTCCCGATCGGGGAACCACCTGCACCGGAAGGCTAG